ATTATCCATTGATTTATAGGTCAATGCAGCAAAACCAGTTTAACGCCTTTTAAACTTTGCCCGCTTGGGTATTGGATAAAATAAACGCCGGCGGGGTATTGTGCTAAATTTAACTGAAGTGGTTTATTGCCGGTGAGTTGGTATTTTTCGATGAGTTTGCCGGCGACATCGGCCAAATAAAGCTCGGCAATATCGGCATTTGCAGTTAGGGTTAATGGGCCATAGGTAGGATTAGGATATAATTTAAGCTCAATGGTTTTAATGTCGTTATATGTTTTGTTGCCGTTGTTTTGAGTTGTATCGGTGGTAATATTGGCATTTAAGGCAGCAGCAGCAATAAATATATGGTCAACAACGGTGCTATCGGCTACAAACTGTTGGTCAATTGGAATTTGGCAGTTTGGCATTTTTATGAATTGCAAAGCCACCTGCGCCAACAAATCGTTAAGTTTATTTACATCGTATTTATCGGTGGTAGGTTCAATATGGCTGTTGCCCACGCGGCTGTGGTCGGTTAAAAACAGGTACGAGCCATTAGTGGCCAAAGCAATACTGCGCATAAGGTATTCGCTGTCTTTTTTGATGCCGCTGCACACAATTGGCACTATCCGGATGCCTTTGGCGGCTGCGGTGGTAATGGCATTTTGCATCCGGATAAAGTTTTCGGGGTCTTCGTGTGGCGGGGCATCCAAAATTACAAAAGCCAGCCGCGCCCTTGCCTCGCTGCTCCAGTTTAAAGTATGAACGGCTACCGACAAAGCGCTGTCAATTGCTTCGGGGTAGTCGCCACCGCCGCCACTTTTTTGGTTGCGGATAAAGTTTAGGGTTTCGTCAATATTGGTGCTTAATGGCGAGGTGCGGGTAACATATTCGTCGTCTAAGTCGCGGTAAAAAACGCTGCCCACGCGCAAGCTTAATTCTTCTGTAGTATTTTGGTTTTTAATTCGGGCAATTACATCTAAAAGCTCGGCTTTAAGGTATTCAATTTCGTCGCCCATAGAACTTGTAGCATCAACAATAAACGCAATATCGGCAACTGGGGGCGCATAACAAGGCGCATCGAGGGTAATTACCTCTATACCTTTATGAAACGGATGTGCTTTTTTTACCTTGTATTCTTTTCCGGAATAATTAACAGCGATACTAAATTGCTCGTTTTTTCCGGAAATTAATTCCGATTTATCAGTTTTTGTTGTTGTATCGTTTTTTGAGTATAAATTTGCCCAAAGTTCGGCTTTGCCGGTATTGTCTGAGCGGGTTTGCCAAACGGTTTGCCCTGCTTTATTTAATAGTTTTACAGGTTGGTCGGCAATAGGAAATCCGGATTCGGTAACTAATTGCACCGTATAGCGTTGCATGGGTTGTATTTGCCATTTTTGCTGGTATTGGTATAAATCGTGGTTAGCAATATCTTGCCAAAGATCCCATTTTTTAAAATCGCTAAGTTCTCCGGCGGTTAAAGTTCCGGCACTCGGTTTGGGTGCTTCCAGCGTGTAAGCACCGCCACCCTCAAAATGTTTTTTTACTAAATCGCCTACCTCAATACTGCGGCTATCAGAGGGTATTTTTATAGCGGTTAATTCTAAAGGCTTCCTACTTGGGTTGGGGCTGGGGTTTTTACTTAATCGAATACCATCAACATAATATGCCTCGGCTTTGCTAATTGATTCGTAAGATTTTGTAGGTACAGGTGCTGCTGGGGGCGAGGTAGGTATAGCACTAAACGATAGTTTGGATTGCCTTCCATAACCGGTTTCGGTTGTTGGTTTGGGTTTAGTGTTGTTGGCTGTTTTACTTTTAGTATCTTTTGGGGGTTCGGTTTTTGAACTGGCCAAATCATCTGCTTTTTTCGATTCGGCAAACTTGTCTCTCGACATTGAAATATGTAAATACTTGGGTTGGCTTTCATGGATTGCCAACGCATATAGTGTAGCATTAACATAACCCACCTTAGAGGCCTCTAACCGGTACTCTTGCGAGGGTAAGTTTGTTATTTGGTAAAAACCCTGTTTGTTGCTGGTGGTTTGAGCTATGGTTTTGTTGCCATCCAACAAGGAAATTGTAACGCCCGATAAAGCTTGGTCGGTAGTAGCATCGGTTACAGTGCCTTGTAATTGCCCACTGTTATTGACAAGGGTTTTTCCGGAAGCAGACAACAGCAATTTAGCATTTAAAAATGGGGCATATAAAGCAAATAAAGTAAATACCAACAGGGTTAAACAAAAGGAGTATAATTTGGCTCGCATTTTAATAAAATGAATTAGTTAATTTTATAAATAAATGGCTCATAAATAGCAGTATCAGCAGTAAAAACACTTCAAAAACTACCATTAACCACACTTCTACTTAAACAGATGCCTATTTTGTTTAATTGGGTGTTTGTACTTTGTTAAAATACCTAATTTTAGTTTATATACTTTTAGGCGTTAAATACATTTCTAACGAGCCAATGCCTTGCTTTATGTCGCTCCATTGCGTTATGGGCAATAAAATTTGTACCACTACACAAGTTGGGCGGTCAAAATAGCGGGTATTGGAAAACCAAGCTACCAACTGCGAGAACGCGCTGTTGTGGCCTACCATCATAGCTGTTTGGTATTGGTTAGGCAGGTTTTGAAGGGTTGCCACAATATTGCCCGATGCTAAGGAAAAATCGTACAGCAAAGGGTCAGTAGCTATTTGTTCGGGGGGATAGCCTAGTTGTTGGGCAATTAGCTGGGCGGTAGTATGTGCCCGTTTGGCCGTACTGCAAATTATATATTGTGGCAATTGGCTGGGGTTAAGGTGCTGGGCTAAATATTTGCCCATATTTGGGGCATCGTTTAGACCGCGCTCGTTAAGTGGGCGGTCGTGGTCATTAAAATTATTATCCCAGTCAGATTTTGCGTGGCGAACTAAATAAAGGATTAACATAAGATAGTTGTTTGCTTGTTTTGTGTTGAGCAATATTACAGCTATAAATTAAAAAACTTAGTAGGGTGGGTTGGTATCAAATCCGGAAATTTATATAGCTTTTAAAACGCCATCATAGATAGGTTTAGTATAAAGGTAATACTTTTTTGATTTCGCCGTTTTCAAAGTAAAAAAGATACAACTTTTTGCCTATGCCAACTTGAATGGTTCGGTTTTAGCTGTATTTGCGCGCTATTTCCGGAAGAATCTTCTAACTATATCATTTGCACTAAATCAGAGTTAGAATTATTTTATGCCAAGCCCTGAAACAAAATTAAGGTTTAGGCAGAAAAACGACATGTCTAAACAATAATGTTGCGAGGCTATAAAGTATTTGGCAAATTGTAACTACCTTTATACCAAGTTTACCTATTAAAAACAAGTTTTTTATAATTATTTGCCTGCTAAACGACAGTTCTAATTACTTTTGTTTTTTGCTTGCTGTATAGTATGCAACCAATCCGGAAAAAATCTACCTTTTCAAACAAAAGTATCCTTTTTTTTATTTCGACAGCGCTACTATTTTTAAAAAATCCCTAACCTATGAACCAAGCTTTACCAAAAGTAAAATCACTTGCAACGATTTTACTTGTTTTATTTTTCGCTGCAACCACTACTTATGCTGAAAACCCTCCTTATGCAAAAATTGTAAGTGGCCCTAATTTAGTAGGCAGCAATTACGAATTTCTATTTCGTTTAGACCCTAACGATATGCCCGACTGTGGTGGGTTTAACTACGATTGTAATGTAAACGGTTTTGGTATTGACAATGTAGATATTCATTGGTTTTTATACGCCAATTCCGATTGCTCGGCTTGCGATTTACAAGGTATTGAGGTTCAAAACGGCCTTATTGCACACGGTTTTTGGGGCACAAACTGTACTGTGGGCAGTACGGCTGTTGGCTCGTCTTGTGCCAGCCCAGGCGGTTGCGACAATTTACTGCAAATTCCAGCCTCGCAACTTTGCATTGGCACAACTTATACGCTTTTTGCCTACGCCATGAACCCCGATTACGACAAAGGTGTTGCCGACAACTCAAATGTTGGCCCTGGCCCGTGGCGTTGTTGTAATGGCAACCCAAGTATTGGAAACTTAGATGGTATGGAAGATTGTACCCTGCCAGACGGCAGCGGATGGCTAAACCCCTCGTATCCACAAACGCTAAACTTTACCATAACAGGGCAACCAACCGCACCCAACTTTAGCGTAGCTACTAATTTAAACAATAACCAAACCATAACCTGTGGTTTTACCCTAAATACCACTTTAACAACCTCGCCAACAAACGGCTGTATTGAAAGCAGTTTGGTGTATCAAATAAAACTGAACGGCGTTGTAGTAGCTACTGCCACCAGCAACTGTACCGATGGCAGCGAAATCCTAACGATAAACAAAGAGCTTATTGCCTGCCCCGGCAACCCCGGATGCATACCCAACGCAAATCAACTAAAAGTGAACTGCGGGGCAAATACCATCCGTTGGGAAGCCTATCAAACCTGCACCTCGGCGGCTATTGCTTCGCAAGACTACGCATTTGTAGTGGGCTGCCCCGAAGCCGACAAGCTTACCGTAACCACTACCGACCAAATTTTATGTGCCGGCGAATCGGGAACTGTGCAGGTTGAAAATCCGGCAAATATAGTAATTCCCTATGCGGGTGGCTCGTACCATATTCACTGGAACAATGCCAACCCCTACAATAATCCCAATTTAAACCACTTAGGTGCCGGCACCTCGTTTACCCTTACCAATAATGGCACTTACCCCTATAATACACTTATGACCTTTACCGGCACTATTTGGGAAGATTTTAGCGATAGTGCCCCTCCCGGATGCGAAGAGTTTGCCGGAGGCAACGCCACAATGGTTATGTTAGCCCCCATTGAAGCAGTTACCAACGAACAGGCTTGTAGCTATAACAGTATTGATATTAGTGCCAATGGCGGTTTACCCGACTACGACTCCTCGCCATACACCTTCGATGCGACATCGGCAGGGCTTGGCACAAACAATACCGGGCAATTTTCCGGATTTGTACCGCAAGGAACGTACCCAGTTATCATTACCGACCAGGCAGGCTGCCAAACAACTATAGACGTTGAAATTTTTAATCCTATTAACGTAAACGTAAATACTATAACTTGTAGCACGTTTAACACTTTTACTTTACAGGTAAGCGGCGGACAGCCCGCGCACCCAAACTATAACAATTTAGCACTTTACGAAGTTAGCTCAAATATTGATGGATTTTTAGGCAACTGCAACACCTCCGGATTATTTACCGCAACAGGCCTTTCCTCCGGAAACCATACTATTACCGTTAGTTACGAATACATTGACCCCTATGGCGTAGCCACCGGTATTATGTGCTCGCAAACTGTTACCATCGAAGTGTATGACCCGTTTAGCATAACACTTTCAACCGACCCCTGCGATTTTCAAGAAAAAGTTAAAATAACCGGCGTAAATGGTGGCCGCTCTCCATTAGAAACACAAGGCGGCGGATTTCCGGGCGCTATTTATACCATTTTCTTATCAACAACTCCCGCACCGGGTGCCGTAAACGATGTTAGTTCAACACCGGCAACTTTGTCGGGGCCGGGCACCTTTTTAAATGTTGCAGCAGGCAATTATTATGTTGTTTTGCAAGACGACAGAGGCTGCCAATATTCCGTTCCGGTTACTGTTACCGAAAATAATGAAACCTACACCATCAGCCAAATTCCAACCGGATGCACTTGGAACAAAGCTACCATTCAAACAACAGGCGGGCAGCCCGGCTCGTGGGTCTATTATTTATACAATTTAGGTGCACCTTTTGATGACGGTGCTACCGATATTACTACGCCCGTAACACCCAATACCATATCACCCGGCGTTTATCAGGGCAGTTTTACCGGCATTAGCGGCGGGCAATACACTGTTTATGCCGAGAACAGCACTGGCTGTACTGTTATTTCGATGACGGTAGGCATTTACAACCCGCTTAATTTAACCGAAATAAACCAATGTGTTGATGGGCAAATTTACACAACAGGCTCGGGAGGTTACGCCGGCGCAAGTTGGAACAGCACCTCGTTTACTTATAAACTTTTTCAGGGCGGAACCCTGTTGGCAACCAATAATACCGGCATTTTTACCGGATTATCAGTTGGAACATATACCGTTGAAGTAAACGACAATAATCCGGATGTTCCGGGCGGTTGCACCAAAACGCTGAATGTGCAGGTTTACACCCCCATGAGCATAACCGCTAATGGCTCGGGAGCTTGTACGGGCGGCAATACCGTAACCGTTAATACCGTAGCCGGTGGAAAATCGCCGTATGTTATTTACCTCTCAACTATACCCGCACCGGGCGGCATACCCAATGTAAGTTCAACGCCCGCAACCCTAACGGGACCGGGTACTTTTAGCAATGTAGCCAGCGGTAGTTACCATGTTATTTTATCGGATGCGCGAGGCTGCCAAGTGTCGGTGCCAGTTACTTTAACCGGACAAGCCCCTGTTATAAGCACACCCGCCTTAACCTGCACAAATCCACCCAATAATACCGCCATTGTAAACGTTACCAATGGCGCACCCGACTGGGATTTTTACCTTTACACCAATACCGGCAGTTTTGACCCGCTAAATCCCGAAAATGCGGGCAATGGATGGCTCGCAACCGATATTGGCACTGGTGGCAACGACTATACTGGCAATTTTACAGGCATAGCACCCGGCACCTACAAAGTTTGGGGGCTCGATGCAAATAACTGCCAAGTTGGCCCTCAAACAGTTAAAGTGCGCGGCCCCTTAGTTATTACGGCTTCTGCTAGCGGCAACTGTGGCCAAGGAGGTACTGTAACTATTAACTCGGTAAGTGGGGGCAGCGACCCCAACGTGTTTGCAGGCGCAAGCTATACCATTTTTCTTTCTACTTTTCCGGCACCAGGTGGCATACAAAATGTAAGCACTACCCCTCCAACATTATCGGGTCCGGGTACTTTTACCAACGTTCCAAATGGCAACTATTACGCTATTTTACAAGATAATTTAGGCTGCCAAGCTTCGGTTCCGGTAATAGTAACGGGCAATCCTGGCACGCTAACTGCAACTCAAGCCAATTGCAATACCCCCCCAAATACGGCGCAGGCAACCGCAACAGGCGGCACCCCCGATTGGGATTTTTATTTGTACCAATTTACTGGCAGTTTTGACCCACTTAATCCCACAAATCCGGTAAATGGCTGGGTTGCCAGCGATTTGGGTGTAGGCGGAAACGACTATACTGGCAATTTTATGGGTATAAATCCGGGAACTTATAAAATTTGGGCTATTGATAATTCTGGCTGCGTAGCTGGCCCTGTTACGGTAACAGTATCGGCGGCCTTAGTAATTACTGGCTCGTACAACTGCCAAAATAATTTGGTAACCGTTAATAATGTAGATGGAGGCCATGACCCCGATATTTTTTCAGGAGCAGGTTTGTACGATATATTTTTGTCCACATTGCCAGCGCCGGGAGCTATTCCGAATGTAAGCTCAACGCCACCAGTATTGCACGGGCCGGGCACATTTAGTGGCGTAGCATCCGGGAATTATTATTTAGTTGTTGAAGATGATTTAGGATGTCAGGCATCTATCCCTATTGCGGTAAATCAAAATCAGCCCATTACCTTACTGCCATTTGATAATTGTAAGTCTAACCAGTTTAGCGTGCAAGCAAGTGGGCCCGGCTGGACGTTTTATTTATACACCTCAACCGGAACTTTTGTGCCATCTGACCCACAAAATGCCGGAAATGGCTGGCTGCAAACCCAAAATGGCGATGCCAACGGAAAAGCAACTTTTACAAATGTTAGTACAGGTTCTTATGTGGTTTATTCGTTAAACAACAGCGGTTGCCCCGGCCAACCACTTACCGTAAATATTGTGGCTTACCCCGAATTGGTGGTTACAAATAACACAACACTTTGCGATTATGGCATTTTAAATATTGGCGCAACGGGCGGGTCAACTCCGTACTTGTTTAAATTGTTTAAAAATGGTATTTTAGTTGCCCAAAATAACAATGGTTATTTTAGCGGATTAAATACTGGTACTTATTCGGTTACGGTTACTGATGCTTTAGGATGTACTAAAACGCTTAACAATTTAGTAGTAACCGTTGCTATTCCGTTAGATATTGTAGAGCCATATAGCTGTGCCGACGGTATTGTTGCCATTGGCGGTGTGGCCCCTTACATTTACGAATTATACACCCCCGGATTTAACCCTACGTTGATAGAAACAAACACAGATGGAAAATTTGATGTGCCGCCCGGTATGTATTTATTGGTGGTAACAGATGCCAATGGATGTTCGGTATCGCAAATAATAAATTGCGAAGACATTCCGGAATGTGATTTAGAGGTATCGGCAACAGTAGATTGTTTGAACGACAACGAATATACCGTAACTTTAATAATATCCGGAATTGGCGAATACACCATCCAATATAATACAACTACGCTAACCAACAAACCCGCCGGAACTTATACTTTCACGCTTCCAAACGGTTCGTATGATATAAGTATTACCAGCGAAGATATTCCTAATTGCGTCCAAGTAATTCCGGTAACAGAAGATTGCTTGGAAACCTGCGATTTAACTGTAGCAGCTACCACCGAATGCATTGACACGGAAACTTTTGGTGCATTTATTACCATAACCGGGCAAGGGCTTTATAATATTACTGATGGTATCCATGCCCCTTACACCAATGCAACCGCCGGAACTTATACGTTTGGCCCCTACGACAACGGCAACTATAATGTAGTTGTTACAAAAACAGATGATGCCACTTGTACTGAAACGGTAACAGTTGCCGATGATTGTACGGTTGAGTGTGATTTGGCTGCTACGGTTTCGACATCGTGTTTTAGCGGAGGGCAATTTGTTGCCTCAGTTACCATCACCGGTTCGGGCACTTACAATTTAGATGATGGCGTAAATATACTTTACAATATTGATGCCGGCACCTATAATTTAGGACTTTTTGACCAAGGTAACTACACCATTACCGTAACCAGCACCGCCGACCCTACCTGCGTAACTATTTTGCCAATGAATGTGATTTGTTGCGATTTA
The sequence above is drawn from the Sphingobacteriales bacterium genome and encodes:
- a CDS encoding histidine phosphatase family protein; translated protein: MLILYLVRHAKSDWDNNFNDHDRPLNERGLNDAPNMGKYLAQHLNPSQLPQYIICSTAKRAHTTAQLIAQQLGYPPEQIATDPLLYDFSLASGNIVATLQNLPNQYQTAMMVGHNSAFSQLVAWFSNTRYFDRPTCVVVQILLPITQWSDIKQGIGSLEMYLTPKSI
- a CDS encoding carboxypeptidase regulatory-like domain-containing protein — encoded protein: MRAKLYSFCLTLLVFTLFALYAPFLNAKLLLSASGKTLVNNSGQLQGTVTDATTDQALSGVTISLLDGNKTIAQTTSNKQGFYQITNLPSQEYRLEASKVGYVNATLYALAIHESQPKYLHISMSRDKFAESKKADDLASSKTEPPKDTKSKTANNTKPKPTTETGYGRQSKLSFSAIPTSPPAAPVPTKSYESISKAEAYYVDGIRLSKNPSPNPSRKPLELTAIKIPSDSRSIEVGDLVKKHFEGGGAYTLEAPKPSAGTLTAGELSDFKKWDLWQDIANHDLYQYQQKWQIQPMQRYTVQLVTESGFPIADQPVKLLNKAGQTVWQTRSDNTGKAELWANLYSKNDTTTKTDKSELISGKNEQFSIAVNYSGKEYKVKKAHPFHKGIEVITLDAPCYAPPVADIAFIVDATSSMGDEIEYLKAELLDVIARIKNQNTTEELSLRVGSVFYRDLDDEYVTRTSPLSTNIDETLNFIRNQKSGGGGDYPEAIDSALSVAVHTLNWSSEARARLAFVILDAPPHEDPENFIRMQNAITTAAAKGIRIVPIVCSGIKKDSEYLMRSIALATNGSYLFLTDHSRVGNSHIEPTTDKYDVNKLNDLLAQVALQFIKMPNCQIPIDQQFVADSTVVDHIFIAAAALNANITTDTTQNNGNKTYNDIKTIELKLYPNPTYGPLTLTANADIAELYLADVAGKLIEKYQLTGNKPLQLNLAQYPAGVYFIQYPSGQSLKGVKLVLLH